One genomic region from Triplophysa dalaica isolate WHDGS20190420 chromosome 23, ASM1584641v1, whole genome shotgun sequence encodes:
- the ca2 gene encoding carbonic anhydrase 2: MSHGWGYAKHNGPHKWCESFKIANGPRQSPIDIIPESASYDSSLKPLTLKYDPSTSLEILNNGHSFQVTFADDEDSSTLTGGPISGIYRLKQFHFHWGDGDEKGSEHTVDGKCYPAELHLVHWNTKYSSFAEAADKPDGLAVVGVFLEIGAENAQLQKILVALDSIQCKGTQNSFANFDPSVLLPSSLDYWTYPGSLTTPPLYESVSWIVCKESISISSAQMETFRSLRFSEEEEEACCMVNNYRPPQPLKGRAIRASFQ; encoded by the exons ATGTCACATGGATGGGGATACGCGAAACATAACG GACCGCACAAATGGTGTGAAAGTTTTAAGATTGCTAATGGCCCTCGCCAGTCTCCGATAGACATAATACCTGAATCTGCATCATATGATTCTTCATTAAAGCCCCTTACTTTGAAGTATGACCCCTCTACTTCCCTGGAGATCCTCAACAACGGACACTCCTTCCAAGTGACCTTCGCCGATGATGAAGATAGCTCAA CTCTAACAGGAGGGCCGATCTCTGGCATCTACAGACTCAAACAGTTCCACTTTCACTGGGGAGACGGCGATGAGAAAGGATCTGAACACACAGTCGATGGCAAATGCTATCCGGCAGAG CTCCATCTGGTCCactggaacacaaaatattccAGTTTTGCCGAAGCAGCTGATAAACCTGATGGTCTCGCTGTAGTTGGAGTCTTTCTAGAG ATTGGTGCAGAAAATGCTCAGCTTCAGAAGATTCTGGTTGCTCTGGATTCCATTCAGTGCAAG GGAACACAGAACTCATTTGCAAACTTTGACCCCAGTGTCCTGCTCCCATCATCGCTGGATTACTGGACGTACCCGGGCTCTCTGACGACACCTCCTCTGTATGAGAGCGTCTCATGGATCGTCTGCAAGGAGTCGATCAGCATCAGCTCTGCTCAG ATGGAAACATTTCGCAGTCTACGGTTTTccgaagaggaagaggaggcgTGCTGCATGGTGAATAATTATCGTCCTCCTCAGCCTCTAAAGGGACGTGCGATCCGTGCATCTTTCCAGTGA
- the rbis gene encoding ribosomal biogenesis factor — MAKNKQRGKKLQNVFQVANRHVKPKTKTKPVKTSLKYIKTLKNEKVEDLNQIFTEVQRDVVSISKSTCSEPKKEQKVVREAPREPANVDSAAQLLSQL; from the exons ATGGCGAAAAATAAACAGAGAGGCAAGAAACTGCAGAATGTCTTTCAGGTTGCGAACAGACACGTGAAGCCTAAGACCAAAACAAAACCTGTGAAGACCTCCTTAAAATAC ataaaaacgttaaaaaatgAGAAAGTGGAGGACTTGAATCAGATCTTTACAGAGGTACAGAGGGATGTGGTTAGTATATCAAAATCCACATGCAGTGAACCAAAGAAAGAGCAGAAG GTGGTCAGAGAAGCCCCACGGGAACCTGCAAATGTGGATAGTGCCGCACAGCTTCTCTCTCAACTTTAA